One segment of Polyangiaceae bacterium DNA contains the following:
- a CDS encoding pyridoxine 5'-phosphate synthase: protein MTMSVRLHINIDHVATVRNARGTRYPDPVFAASLCEAAGADGITAHLREDRRHINDDDVVRLRASIQTLLNLEMGATDEMLRIAERVCPDVITLVPERRQERTTEGGLDVLGQRGAIEAVAAMAREKGIKLSLFINADEAVVEASKALGVAQIELHTGEYCHASGARSIEELGRLQRAAARGHALGLEVAAGHGLTRHNVGPVVAIPEIVEVNIGHSVIADAVFLGLDRAVRDLRDAILRSRRAS from the coding sequence ATGACCATGTCCGTTCGGCTCCACATCAACATCGACCACGTGGCGACGGTGCGCAATGCACGCGGCACGCGGTATCCCGATCCCGTTTTTGCAGCATCGCTTTGCGAAGCTGCCGGAGCCGATGGCATTACGGCTCATTTGCGCGAAGATCGTCGGCACATCAATGACGACGACGTCGTGCGCTTGCGTGCGTCCATTCAGACACTACTGAATTTGGAAATGGGCGCGACGGACGAAATGTTGCGCATTGCCGAACGGGTTTGTCCCGACGTCATTACGCTCGTGCCCGAACGTCGGCAAGAACGGACGACCGAAGGGGGACTCGATGTCCTGGGGCAACGTGGCGCCATTGAAGCCGTGGCGGCCATGGCTCGAGAAAAAGGCATCAAGCTGAGTTTGTTCATCAATGCCGACGAAGCCGTGGTCGAAGCGTCGAAGGCATTGGGGGTTGCGCAAATCGAGCTGCACACGGGCGAATATTGTCATGCGTCGGGTGCGCGGTCCATTGAAGAGCTCGGGCGTCTACAGCGCGCGGCGGCTCGCGGGCATGCATTGGGACTCGAGGTTGCCGCGGGGCATGGTTTGACGCGGCATAACGTCGGACCGGTCGTGGCGATCCCTGAAATCGTCGAAGTGAACATTGGGCATTCGGTGATTGCCGATGCCGTCTTTTTGGGTCTCGACCGTGCCGTTCGGGACTTGCGTGACGCCATCCTTCGCAGCCGAAGGGCTTCCTGA
- a CDS encoding NAD(P)H-hydrate dehydratase: MIPVLTRAQMRAFDKYAIEACHVPGVVLMENAGRGAADVLSAMIQEHSCRPAKRGTPEAVSARARSFPVRHVRSPGQPATYPLEARVVVVCGTGNNGGDGFVVARHLLARGAEVEVYLAGKSEKVMGDARINHDAYIDLGGRFFELPPDSSLDPLHAALSRADFVIDAIFGTGLDRPITGHLADVIAVLNESPARRVALDIPSGLDADSGAPLGVVVRADDTVTFAHLKIGMLTPEGARLAGNVHVVDLGVPDPPILAHVGHVAEVLRRETVGSYFGPREANLHKHKAGDVLVIAGSPGKLGASLLTARAAMRAGAGLVTICTWPDAAKSLESRVVEVMTARIDPQDIVKSLDAALAGRRTVAIGPGFGLGPDARAAVDHVVLGWDGFKVVDADAITHFVGRPEVLAKARGNLVLTPHPGELGRLLGRSAAAIEQDRFGAVREAVALTKATVVLKGARTIIATPDGRLFICMAGNPALATAGSGDVLTGITAAFACGLPAEEAACAGVLVHALAGDRWRARTGCDRGLFAGEIPDEVPGIIADLVRGSDPLERFGMVERFVASE; the protein is encoded by the coding sequence ATGATTCCCGTCCTTACGCGTGCGCAAATGCGCGCGTTCGATAAATATGCGATCGAGGCTTGTCACGTTCCTGGCGTCGTGCTGATGGAGAATGCGGGACGCGGCGCGGCGGACGTGCTTTCTGCGATGATTCAGGAGCACTCGTGTCGTCCCGCGAAGCGAGGGACACCGGAAGCCGTTTCGGCGCGAGCTCGGTCGTTCCCGGTTCGTCACGTACGCAGCCCGGGGCAACCGGCTACGTATCCGCTCGAAGCGCGCGTCGTCGTGGTGTGTGGTACGGGAAATAATGGTGGGGACGGGTTTGTCGTAGCGCGCCATTTGCTTGCGCGAGGTGCCGAAGTCGAAGTGTATCTTGCGGGAAAAAGTGAAAAAGTAATGGGTGATGCGCGCATCAATCACGATGCATACATCGACCTTGGCGGGCGCTTTTTCGAATTACCTCCGGATTCGAGCTTGGATCCATTACACGCGGCGCTGAGCCGTGCTGATTTCGTCATCGATGCGATTTTTGGCACGGGACTCGACCGGCCCATTACGGGTCACTTGGCCGATGTCATTGCCGTGCTCAACGAATCCCCGGCGCGACGCGTGGCGCTCGACATTCCATCGGGGCTCGACGCGGACAGCGGAGCGCCGCTTGGTGTGGTCGTTCGAGCTGACGATACCGTTACATTTGCGCATTTGAAAATTGGAATGCTCACGCCCGAAGGCGCGCGTCTTGCGGGAAATGTCCACGTCGTCGATTTGGGCGTTCCGGATCCGCCCATTTTGGCACACGTGGGTCATGTGGCCGAAGTGTTGCGGCGTGAAACCGTGGGTTCCTACTTTGGGCCGCGCGAAGCGAATTTGCACAAGCACAAAGCGGGTGATGTTTTGGTGATTGCGGGCTCTCCGGGGAAACTTGGAGCGTCGCTGCTGACGGCGCGCGCTGCCATGCGCGCAGGCGCGGGGCTCGTCACCATTTGCACGTGGCCCGATGCCGCGAAATCGCTCGAATCTCGCGTCGTGGAGGTGATGACGGCGCGGATCGATCCGCAGGACATCGTGAAGTCGCTGGACGCGGCACTCGCGGGGCGGCGTACCGTGGCGATTGGTCCGGGTTTTGGATTGGGGCCGGATGCACGCGCCGCGGTGGATCACGTCGTTCTTGGTTGGGACGGGTTCAAAGTGGTCGACGCGGATGCGATTACGCATTTCGTGGGGCGCCCGGAGGTATTGGCAAAAGCGCGGGGGAATTTGGTGTTGACGCCGCATCCGGGCGAGCTTGGGCGACTGCTTGGAAGAAGTGCGGCAGCCATTGAGCAAGACAGGTTTGGCGCGGTACGTGAAGCGGTGGCGCTGACGAAAGCGACCGTGGTTCTGAAGGGTGCACGGACGATCATTGCGACGCCGGACGGGCGGCTCTTCATTTGCATGGCGGGTAATCCTGCATTGGCGACGGCGGGATCCGGCGACGTGCTCACGGGCATCACTGCGGCGTTTGCGTGTGGTTTGCCTGCCGAGGAAGCGGCGTGCGCAGGCGTGCTCGTGCATGCGCTCGCGGGCGATCGCTGGCGTGCGCGGACGGGCTGTGATCG
- the htpG gene encoding molecular chaperone HtpG has product MTQEPTPTTDPVEPSAAQPTASSPAVELPFQAEVQQVLSLVINSLYANQEVFLRELISNASDALDKARFFQLTHKDASEQVGEPTIVIKLDDEARTLTIEDNGIGMTRDEVVQNLGTIAKSGSLEFLKAHADALKASRDKGDRVELIGQFGVGFYAAFMVASRVDVETRSMQHGAEPVLWRSTGSGTFTVLPGDKPHPGTKITLHLKDDARDYTKAWRVKEIIRKYSDFVHFPILVNEELANRKAALWTLPKSQVTEEQHAEFYRHVTGGYEGEKPLWHLHLSIDAPVQFQALLYMPEKAPPDLFQRNRHGVRLYAKRVLIVEDCDKVVPIYLRFLRGVVDSEDLSLNVSREMLQEDKAVKQIEQQVTKQVLKALKEIAESDADKYKTIWREYGKVIKEGVSIDWKNRDAIAELCRFDSMNTPDGELISLAQYVAAMPEAQKEIYYITGPSRKSLEQSPHVEAFKKRGFDVIFLTDPVDEWFVQSTHEYEKRKLRSIAHGDIDLGDEEKKDTEKAAEEIKAAVSAVKKTLGDRVKDVRASRRLTNSASCLVAAEGDMGVNMERIMRIMGEDAPNAKRILELNPDSPIVKNINTLAEREAESARVGLMAEMLYEQALLAEGVVLDPAKLVRNIQDLLTQASSAAVGTQS; this is encoded by the coding sequence ATGACCCAAGAACCCACACCGACAACCGACCCGGTCGAGCCGTCTGCTGCTCAACCGACTGCCTCTTCCCCTGCGGTAGAGCTGCCGTTTCAGGCGGAAGTCCAGCAGGTTCTGTCCCTCGTCATCAACTCGCTCTACGCGAACCAAGAAGTCTTCCTTCGCGAGCTCATCTCGAACGCGTCCGATGCGCTCGACAAGGCGCGGTTCTTTCAGCTCACGCACAAGGACGCGTCGGAACAAGTTGGAGAACCAACGATCGTCATCAAGCTCGACGACGAGGCGCGCACGCTCACCATCGAAGACAACGGCATCGGCATGACGCGCGACGAGGTCGTTCAGAACCTCGGCACCATCGCCAAGAGCGGATCGCTCGAATTTTTGAAGGCTCACGCTGATGCGCTCAAGGCTTCGCGTGACAAGGGCGATCGCGTCGAGCTGATTGGGCAGTTCGGCGTTGGTTTTTACGCCGCGTTCATGGTGGCCTCGCGCGTCGACGTCGAAACTCGCTCGATGCAGCACGGAGCCGAACCGGTTCTGTGGCGTTCGACGGGCAGCGGCACGTTTACCGTGCTCCCCGGCGACAAACCGCACCCGGGGACGAAGATCACGCTGCACCTGAAGGACGACGCACGCGACTACACGAAGGCGTGGCGCGTGAAAGAAATCATCCGCAAGTACTCGGATTTCGTCCACTTTCCGATTCTCGTCAACGAGGAGCTCGCCAACCGCAAGGCCGCTCTTTGGACGCTGCCGAAGTCGCAAGTCACCGAAGAACAACACGCCGAGTTTTACCGGCACGTGACGGGCGGCTACGAAGGGGAAAAACCCCTCTGGCATTTGCACTTGTCGATCGACGCGCCGGTGCAGTTCCAAGCATTGCTTTACATGCCGGAAAAAGCGCCGCCGGACCTTTTCCAGCGCAATCGTCATGGCGTTCGGCTCTATGCCAAGCGCGTGCTCATCGTCGAAGATTGCGACAAGGTCGTCCCGATTTATCTGCGATTCCTCCGAGGTGTCGTGGATTCCGAAGATTTGTCGCTGAACGTTTCGCGCGAAATGCTTCAGGAAGACAAAGCCGTCAAGCAAATCGAACAGCAGGTGACCAAGCAAGTGCTGAAGGCGCTCAAAGAGATCGCCGAATCCGACGCGGACAAGTACAAGACGATTTGGCGCGAATACGGCAAAGTCATCAAAGAAGGCGTCTCGATCGATTGGAAAAATCGCGACGCGATCGCCGAGCTTTGCCGGTTCGATTCCATGAATACCCCCGACGGTGAATTGATTTCCCTTGCGCAATACGTCGCAGCGATGCCCGAGGCGCAAAAAGAAATTTATTACATCACCGGTCCTTCGCGGAAATCGCTCGAGCAAAGCCCGCACGTCGAAGCCTTCAAGAAGCGCGGATTCGACGTGATCTTCTTGACCGATCCGGTCGACGAATGGTTCGTCCAGTCCACTCACGAATACGAAAAGCGCAAGCTGCGCAGCATTGCCCACGGCGACATCGACCTCGGTGACGAAGAAAAGAAAGACACCGAAAAAGCGGCGGAAGAAATCAAGGCTGCGGTCTCTGCCGTCAAAAAGACGCTCGGTGATCGGGTCAAAGACGTGCGTGCTTCGAGGCGTCTGACGAACAGCGCAAGTTGTCTCGTCGCGGCCGAAGGAGACATGGGCGTGAACATGGAGCGCATCATGCGCATCATGGGCGAGGATGCGCCGAATGCGAAACGCATTCTCGAATTGAATCCGGATAGCCCCATCGTCAAGAACATCAATACGCTCGCCGAACGCGAAGCCGAATCGGCGAGGGTTGGACTCATGGCCGAAATGCTCTACGAACAGGCGCTTTTGGCCGAAGGTGTGGTGCTCGACCCCGCCAAACTCGTTCGCAACATTCAGGATCTTCTCACGCAGGCAAGCTCCGCTGCCGTGGGAACGCAGAGCTGA